One genomic segment of Ricinus communis isolate WT05 ecotype wild-type chromosome 5, ASM1957865v1, whole genome shotgun sequence includes these proteins:
- the LOC8287707 gene encoding uncharacterized protein At5g41620 isoform X2: MEVAPYNPAVTPSSSLDFKGRIGESHYSLKTSTELLKVLNRIWSLEEQHSSNMSLIKALKMELDHARVRIKELLRDQQADRHEIDDLMKQIAEDKLVRKSKEQDRLHAAIQSLRDEIEDERKLRKRSESLHRKLARELSEVKSSLSNAVKEMEKERKSRKLLEDLCDEFARGIKDYEQELHAVKPKSDKDWVGKADGDRLILHISESWLDERMQMRLEEAQHGFAENNSIVDKLGFELETFLKAKRVANSMINTDNKLPRERRNSMESVPLNEAVSAPQDVGDEEDSISSDSHCFELNKPSNGEFNLHGDEALDDHVDETVKSSQTKKKSASHERNRRQNPSSLQVKFEEQMAWAMAANGNNKFPVVGIEELKTGEGNPAEMSISRRSENCDTTEGGSIERKKKVDEIHGMNQNYVIDNLIRSHISSSEAGHVRLENDAGEASTSYPTRRNASPVRQWMAKLSTPDLDISESSTKQPSTLKENTLKAKLLEARSKGQRSRLKIFRGSS; this comes from the exons ATGGAG GTGGCACCTTACAACCCTGCAGTTACGCCTAGCAGCTCATTAGACTTTAAGggaaggattggtgagtcacATTATAGTCTCAAAACATCCACAGAGCTgctaaaagtattaaatagAATCTGGAGCCTGGAAGAACAACATTCATCTAATATGTCATTGATAAAGGCACTGAAAATGGAGCTGGATCATGCTCGTGTCAGGATCAAAGAGCTTCTTCGAGATCAGCAAGCAGATAGGCATGAGATAGATGATTTGATGAAACAAATTGCAGAAGATAAACTAGTTAGGAAGAGCAAGGAACAGGACCGGTTACATGCTGCTATTCAGTCTCTGAGAGATGAGATAGAAGATGAGAGAAAGTTAAGAAAACGATCTGAGAGCCTTCACAGGAAGTTAGCTCGGGAACTTTCTGAAGTAAAATCTTCTCTTTCTAATGCTGTGAAAGagatggaaaaagaaagaaaatcaagaaagtTGTTGGAAGATCTCTGCGATGAATTTGCTAGGGGAATTAAAGACTATGAACAGGAGTTGCATGCTGTGAAACCAAAATCTGACAAGGATTGGGTTGGAAAGGCTGATGGCGATCGTTTGATCCTCCATATATCTGAATCATGGCTGGATGAGCGGATGCAAATGAGGTTAGAAGAAGCTCAGCATGGTTTTGCTGAAAACAATTCAATAGTGGACAAGTTAGGCTTTGAATTGGAGACCTTCCTGAAAGCCAAGCGAGTGGCTAATTCTATGATCAACACTGATAACAAGCTGCCAAGAGAACGGCGGAATTCAATGGAGTCAGTCCCTCTGAATGAAGCGGTAAGTGCACCTCAGGATGTGGGTGATGAAGAGGATTCCATAAGTAGTGATTCACATTGTTTTGAGCTTAACAAACCAAGTAATGGTGAATTTAATTTGCATGGAGATGAAGCTTTAGATGACCATGTTGATGAAACAGTAAAATCTAgtcaaacaaagaaaaagtctGCATCTCATGAAAGAAATAGACGTCAAAATCCATCAAGCTTGCAAGTTAAATTTGAAGAACAGATGGCTTGGGCAATGGCAGCTAATGGGAACAATAAGTTCCCGGTGGTGGGCATAGAAGAGTTAAAAACAGGTGAAGGGAACCCAGCTGAAATGAGCATTTCTCGTAGGTCTGAAAATTGTGATACTACTGAAGGTGGCAgtatagaaagaaagaaaaaggtcGATGAAATCCATGgaatgaatcaaaattatgtaATTGATAACTTGATAAGAAGTCATATTTCATCTTCAGAAGCTGGACATGTGCGTCTTGAGAATGACGCTGGCGAAGCTTCCACCAGTTACCCAACTCGGAGAAATGCTAGTCCAGTTCGACAGTGGATGGCGAAACTCTCAACCCCAGATCTTGATATTTCGGAGTCTTCTACAAAACAACCTTCGACATTAAAGGAAAATACTTTAAAGGCAAAGCTTCTTGAGGCACGATCAAAGGGGCAGCGATCGCGATTAAAAATATTCAGAGGTTCCTCTTAG
- the LOC8287707 gene encoding uncharacterized protein At5g41620 isoform X1, giving the protein MKGKSGKGAAEKEDNLGEKLKRWVLVGKKVGPFSCTPVRFWRSVAPPTAHFSIIAKHQDQEEPPFVSYSNNKKAATVVSARKLAAALWEFQHYLPLSKMHRGMHNHSNGTACDPRLRRHQNRHHHLFKDKGLDLSHFLADPSASSTDQPESAGSLRRHIAASLIQHHRSIEKSNHALQPVSPASYGSSMEVAPYNPAVTPSSSLDFKGRIGESHYSLKTSTELLKVLNRIWSLEEQHSSNMSLIKALKMELDHARVRIKELLRDQQADRHEIDDLMKQIAEDKLVRKSKEQDRLHAAIQSLRDEIEDERKLRKRSESLHRKLARELSEVKSSLSNAVKEMEKERKSRKLLEDLCDEFARGIKDYEQELHAVKPKSDKDWVGKADGDRLILHISESWLDERMQMRLEEAQHGFAENNSIVDKLGFELETFLKAKRVANSMINTDNKLPRERRNSMESVPLNEAVSAPQDVGDEEDSISSDSHCFELNKPSNGEFNLHGDEALDDHVDETVKSSQTKKKSASHERNRRQNPSSLQVKFEEQMAWAMAANGNNKFPVVGIEELKTGEGNPAEMSISRRSENCDTTEGGSIERKKKVDEIHGMNQNYVIDNLIRSHISSSEAGHVRLENDAGEASTSYPTRRNASPVRQWMAKLSTPDLDISESSTKQPSTLKENTLKAKLLEARSKGQRSRLKIFRGSS; this is encoded by the exons atgaaagggaAAAGTGGGAAGGGGGCAGCAGAAAAGGAGGACAATTTAGGGGAAAAGTTGAAGAGATGGGTTCTGGTAGGGAAAAAGGTGGGACCTTTTTCTTGCACTCCAGTTAGATTTTGGAGGAGTGTTGCTCCACCTACTGCGCATTTTAGCATCATTGCCAAACATCAAGACCAAGAGGAGCCtccttttgtttcttattctaataacaaaaaagcTGCTACTGTTGTTTCAGCAAGAAAACTAGCTGCTGCTCTTTGGGAGTTTCAGCATTACTTGCCTCTTTCTAAGATGCACAGGGGTATGCATAATCATAGTAATGGTACTGCTTGTGATCCTAGGTTGCGCCGTCACCAGAATCGCCATCATCATCTTTTTAAGGACAAGGGTCTTGACCTTTCCCATTTCTTGGCTGATCCTTCAGCTAGCTCTACTGACCAG CCAGAGAGTGCAGGCAGTTTGAGGAGACATATTGCTGCATCACTGATTCAACATCATCGATCAATTGAAAAAAGTAATCATGCTCTGCAGCCTGTATCTCCAGCAAGTTATGGCAGCTCCATGGAG GTGGCACCTTACAACCCTGCAGTTACGCCTAGCAGCTCATTAGACTTTAAGggaaggattggtgagtcacATTATAGTCTCAAAACATCCACAGAGCTgctaaaagtattaaatagAATCTGGAGCCTGGAAGAACAACATTCATCTAATATGTCATTGATAAAGGCACTGAAAATGGAGCTGGATCATGCTCGTGTCAGGATCAAAGAGCTTCTTCGAGATCAGCAAGCAGATAGGCATGAGATAGATGATTTGATGAAACAAATTGCAGAAGATAAACTAGTTAGGAAGAGCAAGGAACAGGACCGGTTACATGCTGCTATTCAGTCTCTGAGAGATGAGATAGAAGATGAGAGAAAGTTAAGAAAACGATCTGAGAGCCTTCACAGGAAGTTAGCTCGGGAACTTTCTGAAGTAAAATCTTCTCTTTCTAATGCTGTGAAAGagatggaaaaagaaagaaaatcaagaaagtTGTTGGAAGATCTCTGCGATGAATTTGCTAGGGGAATTAAAGACTATGAACAGGAGTTGCATGCTGTGAAACCAAAATCTGACAAGGATTGGGTTGGAAAGGCTGATGGCGATCGTTTGATCCTCCATATATCTGAATCATGGCTGGATGAGCGGATGCAAATGAGGTTAGAAGAAGCTCAGCATGGTTTTGCTGAAAACAATTCAATAGTGGACAAGTTAGGCTTTGAATTGGAGACCTTCCTGAAAGCCAAGCGAGTGGCTAATTCTATGATCAACACTGATAACAAGCTGCCAAGAGAACGGCGGAATTCAATGGAGTCAGTCCCTCTGAATGAAGCGGTAAGTGCACCTCAGGATGTGGGTGATGAAGAGGATTCCATAAGTAGTGATTCACATTGTTTTGAGCTTAACAAACCAAGTAATGGTGAATTTAATTTGCATGGAGATGAAGCTTTAGATGACCATGTTGATGAAACAGTAAAATCTAgtcaaacaaagaaaaagtctGCATCTCATGAAAGAAATAGACGTCAAAATCCATCAAGCTTGCAAGTTAAATTTGAAGAACAGATGGCTTGGGCAATGGCAGCTAATGGGAACAATAAGTTCCCGGTGGTGGGCATAGAAGAGTTAAAAACAGGTGAAGGGAACCCAGCTGAAATGAGCATTTCTCGTAGGTCTGAAAATTGTGATACTACTGAAGGTGGCAgtatagaaagaaagaaaaaggtcGATGAAATCCATGgaatgaatcaaaattatgtaATTGATAACTTGATAAGAAGTCATATTTCATCTTCAGAAGCTGGACATGTGCGTCTTGAGAATGACGCTGGCGAAGCTTCCACCAGTTACCCAACTCGGAGAAATGCTAGTCCAGTTCGACAGTGGATGGCGAAACTCTCAACCCCAGATCTTGATATTTCGGAGTCTTCTACAAAACAACCTTCGACATTAAAGGAAAATACTTTAAAGGCAAAGCTTCTTGAGGCACGATCAAAGGGGCAGCGATCGCGATTAAAAATATTCAGAGGTTCCTCTTAG